A section of the Spirosoma pollinicola genome encodes:
- a CDS encoding Gfo/Idh/MocA family protein has product MKKDSSASRRKFLQQIGATSLVAASAPLSSLAAQEKAEVRILQYERPVSANDTIRLGVIGYGVQGHFDLATALKVPGVELAGICDLYTGRLENAKEKFGNELYTTRNYKELLDRKDIDAVIIATHDVWHARIALDALAKGKHVYCEKPMVYRISQGYPVIAAAKKAGKVFQVGSQRVSSIGYAKAKELLAAGEIGKLNMVNAVYDRQSSIGAWEYTIPKDADAMTTDWERFIGVTAKMPFDAKKFFWWRAFKEVGTGVAGDLFIHLLSGTHFITNSKGPKSIYSTGQFSYWKDGRNLPDVMSGVMQYPDSPEHSAFQLTLQVNFISGTGGQEVIRLVGSEGVIDVIGNNITVKHSLMPEAPGFGGYDSVFTFSKSMQDQMQQEYDAKWTVDQRKRPSKADIVFKAPDGYSDHLDHFTNFFDAIRMNKPVVEDATFGLRAAAPALSCNASFLSKQIVHWDPVTMKLT; this is encoded by the coding sequence ATGAAAAAAGACAGTTCAGCCTCTAGAAGGAAGTTTTTACAGCAAATTGGTGCCACCAGTTTAGTAGCTGCGTCCGCTCCGTTGTCCTCGCTGGCCGCTCAGGAAAAAGCAGAAGTACGCATCCTGCAGTATGAAAGACCGGTCTCGGCCAATGACACCATCCGATTAGGGGTCATTGGGTATGGTGTTCAAGGTCATTTTGACCTGGCTACTGCCCTCAAAGTGCCGGGTGTCGAATTGGCCGGCATTTGCGATTTATACACGGGCAGGCTGGAAAACGCTAAAGAGAAATTTGGCAATGAGTTATATACTACCCGTAACTACAAAGAACTTTTAGACCGGAAAGATATCGACGCGGTGATCATTGCTACCCACGATGTCTGGCACGCGCGTATCGCCCTGGATGCATTGGCCAAAGGCAAGCACGTGTACTGCGAAAAACCAATGGTCTACAGGATCAGCCAGGGTTATCCGGTGATAGCAGCCGCAAAAAAAGCGGGTAAGGTGTTTCAGGTGGGCAGCCAGCGGGTGAGCAGCATCGGGTATGCCAAAGCAAAAGAATTGCTGGCGGCTGGTGAAATTGGTAAACTCAACATGGTGAATGCCGTTTATGATCGGCAAAGCTCGATTGGCGCCTGGGAATATACGATTCCAAAAGACGCCGATGCGATGACAACCGACTGGGAGCGATTTATTGGCGTGACGGCCAAAATGCCGTTTGATGCCAAGAAGTTTTTCTGGTGGCGGGCCTTTAAAGAAGTGGGCACTGGCGTAGCAGGCGACCTGTTTATCCACTTGCTGAGCGGCACCCACTTTATAACCAATTCTAAAGGCCCAAAAAGTATTTATAGTACAGGTCAGTTCAGCTATTGGAAAGATGGTCGGAATCTGCCGGATGTCATGTCGGGCGTGATGCAGTACCCCGATAGTCCGGAACACTCGGCTTTTCAGCTGACCCTACAGGTAAATTTTATCAGTGGTACGGGTGGACAGGAGGTGATCCGGCTGGTTGGTTCGGAAGGCGTCATTGATGTGATTGGCAATAACATTACGGTTAAGCATAGTTTAATGCCTGAAGCGCCCGGCTTTGGCGGCTATGATTCGGTGTTCACGTTCTCAAAAAGTATGCAGGATCAAATGCAACAGGAGTATGATGCCAAATGGACTGTCGACCAGCGAAAAAGGCCAAGCAAAGCGGATATTGTCTTTAAGGCCCCAGACGGCTACAGTGACCATCTGGACCACTTTACCAATTTCTTTGATGCAATTCGGATGAACAAGCCTGTCGTTGAGGACGCGACGTTCGGATTGCGGGCAGCCGCCCCTGCGCTATCCTGCAACGCTAGTTTTTTGAGCAAACAGATTGTGCATTGGGACCCTGTCACCATGAAATTGACGTGA
- a CDS encoding esterase, translated as MKKMLFMCPLFWGALSALAQPARPAPTPNDTLKSVHVSSANQLVFNLYAPKATTVTVSGDFSKSYGPKNLVKAESGVWTYTTEPIRPDLYSYDFVVDGVKTIDPKNTQLKEGENGYSNLFAMPGSEMDYCAIKDVPHGTLEQVYFFSKVTGKTSRFHVYTPPGYEKMKASLPVLYLQHGGGDNDASWSTAGRANFIMDNLYAQHKAKPMVVVMPMGHPGSGFYMNPGIDEDPYYKQLFDEIMPLVSTRYRVQSDRNHTAFAGLSMGGLQALNIALFSPEKFGYVLPLSTGYFPPQQKMLEEKFAAQLRNPEINRLKLFWIAMGGESDIAYKNGVAVNALLDKYGIKYQTNSYDAGHTFITWRHNLVEFAPLLFN; from the coding sequence ATGAAAAAGATGCTCTTTATGTGCCCGTTGTTTTGGGGAGCCTTATCTGCCTTGGCGCAGCCTGCCCGGCCCGCACCTACACCGAATGACACACTAAAATCTGTCCATGTATCGTCGGCCAATCAACTGGTTTTTAACCTCTATGCACCTAAAGCAACTACCGTAACGGTGTCTGGGGATTTCAGTAAGAGCTATGGCCCTAAAAATCTGGTCAAAGCAGAATCTGGCGTATGGACATACACCACAGAACCTATTCGGCCGGATCTGTACAGTTATGATTTTGTGGTGGATGGGGTAAAGACAATCGATCCTAAAAACACCCAATTAAAGGAAGGCGAGAATGGCTACTCCAATTTGTTTGCCATGCCGGGTTCGGAGATGGACTATTGTGCCATTAAGGATGTACCTCATGGTACACTTGAACAGGTTTATTTCTTTTCCAAAGTGACGGGTAAAACCAGTCGTTTTCACGTGTACACGCCCCCAGGATACGAAAAAATGAAGGCTTCGTTACCCGTATTATATTTACAGCATGGAGGTGGCGATAATGATGCATCCTGGTCAACGGCAGGCCGGGCAAACTTCATTATGGATAATTTATATGCACAACATAAAGCCAAACCAATGGTAGTAGTTATGCCGATGGGACATCCGGGAAGTGGCTTTTACATGAACCCTGGTATTGATGAAGACCCCTACTATAAGCAATTATTTGACGAAATCATGCCCCTGGTCAGCACACGGTACCGTGTACAGAGTGATCGAAACCATACGGCCTTTGCCGGGCTGTCAATGGGTGGGCTTCAGGCGCTGAACATTGCTTTGTTTAGTCCGGAGAAGTTTGGGTATGTATTGCCGTTAAGTACGGGCTATTTTCCTCCGCAGCAGAAAATGCTGGAGGAAAAGTTTGCTGCTCAACTACGTAATCCTGAAATCAATCGGTTGAAACTATTTTGGATTGCTATGGGTGGAGAATCTGACATTGCCTACAAAAATGGCGTGGCCGTTAATGCCCTTTTAGATAAATACGGGATAAAATACCAAACAAATTCCTACGATGCAGGTCATACATTTATTACGTGGCGACATAATCTAGTCGAATTTGCTCCCTTATTATTTAACTGA
- the guaA gene encoding glutamine-hydrolyzing GMP synthase, whose protein sequence is MATEQILILDFGSQYTQLIARRVRELNVYCEIHPYNQLPTITPDVKGIILSGSPSSVRDIDSPEVHLAAFRHKLPILGVCYGAQLLAHTSGGEVKASAIREYGRAKLGTVDSENPLMKGIDQHSQVWMSHADTITSVPDNFTIIASTDTVRVAAFQVNNEPTYGIQFHPEVTHSLQGKTLLHNFVVDICGCSQNWTAESFAETTVARLKEQIGNDKVVLGLSGGVDSSVAAVLIHQAIGKNLYCIFVDNGVLRKDEFSGVLESYKTLGLNVKGVDSKEQFYTALAGLTDPEAKRKAIGRTFIEVFDHEAHLIEGVSWLGQGTIYPDVIESVSVKGPSATIKSHHNVGGLPDFMKLKVVEPLNTLFKDEVRAVGRTLGLPEAILGRHPFPGPGLAIRILGDVTLEKVEILQQVDALFIDGLKREGLYDKVWQAGAMLLPVQSVGVMGDERTYERVVALRAVTSIDGMTADWAHLPYEFLADISNEIINRVKGVNRVVYDISSKPPATIEWE, encoded by the coding sequence ATGGCCACCGAACAGATTTTGATTCTGGATTTTGGTTCGCAGTACACTCAACTCATTGCCCGCCGGGTGCGCGAACTGAACGTTTACTGCGAAATCCATCCCTATAATCAACTCCCAACCATTACGCCCGATGTGAAGGGCATCATTCTCTCTGGCAGTCCATCGTCTGTACGCGACATCGATTCGCCCGAGGTTCACTTAGCCGCTTTCCGGCATAAGCTGCCTATTCTGGGCGTTTGTTATGGTGCGCAGTTGCTGGCTCATACCAGCGGGGGCGAGGTGAAAGCATCGGCCATCCGCGAATATGGACGTGCTAAACTGGGTACTGTCGATAGCGAAAACCCGCTTATGAAGGGAATCGACCAACACTCACAGGTTTGGATGTCGCATGCCGATACCATCACCAGTGTTCCCGATAACTTTACCATCATTGCCTCAACCGACACGGTTCGGGTGGCAGCGTTTCAGGTAAACAATGAGCCCACTTATGGGATTCAGTTTCATCCCGAAGTAACGCACTCACTGCAAGGCAAAACATTGCTCCATAACTTCGTTGTCGATATTTGCGGCTGTTCGCAGAACTGGACGGCTGAGTCATTTGCCGAAACGACAGTAGCTCGCCTGAAGGAACAAATTGGAAACGATAAAGTCGTGCTGGGCTTGTCGGGTGGAGTCGATTCATCGGTTGCCGCCGTACTGATTCATCAGGCAATCGGCAAAAACCTCTACTGCATTTTTGTTGACAATGGGGTGCTTCGGAAAGACGAATTTTCGGGCGTTCTGGAGTCATACAAAACGCTGGGCCTGAATGTAAAAGGAGTTGATTCGAAAGAGCAATTCTATACGGCGCTTGCCGGATTGACCGATCCTGAAGCCAAACGAAAAGCAATTGGACGGACCTTTATCGAGGTATTTGATCACGAAGCTCATTTAATAGAAGGCGTATCGTGGTTAGGGCAGGGGACTATTTACCCGGATGTTATTGAATCCGTTTCGGTAAAAGGGCCTTCGGCAACGATAAAATCGCACCACAATGTGGGCGGCCTTCCCGACTTCATGAAACTGAAAGTTGTAGAGCCGCTAAATACCCTGTTTAAAGATGAAGTACGGGCTGTCGGTCGTACGCTGGGCTTGCCAGAGGCAATTCTGGGCCGCCATCCGTTTCCCGGCCCTGGCCTGGCCATTCGGATACTGGGCGATGTAACCCTCGAAAAAGTCGAGATTCTGCAACAGGTCGATGCCTTGTTTATCGACGGGCTAAAGCGCGAAGGTTTGTATGATAAAGTGTGGCAGGCGGGTGCTATGCTGCTGCCTGTGCAGTCGGTTGGCGTTATGGGCGATGAGCGCACCTATGAACGTGTTGTTGCCTTACGGGCTGTTACAAGTATAGATGGTATGACCGCCGACTGGGCACACTTACCTTACGAATTCCTGGCCGATATATCGAACGAAATTATTAACCGGGTAAAAGGGGTTAACCGCGTTGTATACGACATTTCGTCGAAACCACCCGCCACAATTGAGTGGGAGTAG
- a CDS encoding sialate O-acetylesterase produces the protein MKFVLTFLFIFFLCPFYGLGQSSVVFEQWPARLQLYPRDQTSNCTVSIAGRVSTGDVTTLSLVVLRNQQRYKYARTNTDSLTGRFAFKPIIKAELSQYSFQVFAHRTITHDSIQVAFRDSIVCGDVFLIMGQSNAVGRFDSNPFRSEFCRTFGVNKGDVGYNPADTAWCLTNTSEGVNTLWGVELQRYIKEKQGIPTAIINGAVGSTDITSHAKRDANQPASMNSLYGRLYYRASKAGVASQVKAMIWRQGEAEAANDPDVYIRVFPRLYSYWKKDYPGLKKVYHSQLNILAENVVRAGALRDFQRRSNATFGDNEPIATVGLPGYQGLHYNEAGYRQYGLELYRLIARDFYASADTSNIRSPNVQRLYYSTPEQDEITLEFDTGQEVHWPADTIITNPATGRKYTQSLSSFVFTDYPTGENVTIKSVTEQENRLVLKLTKPSTAKHFTYLPSSYKDIEVGYYAGPVIRNRRGMRALTFYQVPIAAPLAPATSLQAVPVDTSAIKLTWAAKSDSVKQWAIERADSAGTFNSLALLPGNSTTYLDLRNANGPDSLIIGKLYKYRVQAIGRLAESGYSPVASVSFQLPVIPKVGPELELDYTGSLANSSVLVYPNPASNQVRVRLPLDWSGGAVLLTLTNEAGNIALQRNNQVSAGTPFLSFSVASLPVGTYVLTMQYTTGGVRCRLVVTH, from the coding sequence GTGAAGTTCGTATTAACTTTTTTGTTCATATTTTTTCTTTGCCCTTTCTACGGATTAGGGCAAAGCTCAGTTGTGTTTGAGCAGTGGCCTGCAAGATTACAACTTTACCCGCGTGACCAGACAAGCAATTGTACCGTATCAATTGCCGGTCGTGTGTCGACAGGTGATGTAACGACCCTCTCCTTGGTTGTGCTTCGAAATCAGCAGCGATACAAATATGCCCGTACAAATACAGATTCCTTAACAGGTCGTTTTGCTTTCAAACCTATTATTAAAGCTGAGTTGAGTCAGTATAGTTTTCAGGTATTTGCGCATCGGACAATAACTCATGATTCGATTCAGGTCGCCTTTCGCGATAGTATCGTTTGTGGCGATGTGTTCCTGATCATGGGCCAGTCGAATGCTGTCGGGCGGTTTGACAGCAACCCGTTTCGAAGTGAATTCTGCCGTACGTTTGGTGTCAATAAAGGGGATGTTGGCTATAATCCAGCTGATACCGCCTGGTGTCTGACAAACACCAGCGAAGGGGTAAATACTTTATGGGGCGTTGAATTACAGCGCTATATAAAAGAGAAACAGGGCATTCCGACCGCCATCATCAATGGCGCCGTTGGCTCAACGGATATCACCAGTCATGCCAAACGGGATGCCAATCAGCCAGCCTCTATGAACAGCCTGTATGGGCGTCTCTATTACAGAGCCAGTAAAGCGGGTGTAGCCAGCCAGGTTAAAGCCATGATCTGGCGACAGGGTGAGGCCGAAGCCGCTAATGACCCGGATGTTTACATACGCGTATTTCCCCGGCTGTATAGTTACTGGAAAAAAGACTATCCGGGACTGAAAAAGGTGTATCATTCCCAGTTGAATATTCTGGCAGAGAATGTAGTGCGAGCAGGCGCTTTACGTGATTTTCAACGACGATCAAACGCCACGTTTGGCGATAACGAGCCAATTGCCACAGTAGGTTTACCCGGTTATCAGGGGTTACATTATAATGAAGCAGGCTATCGGCAATATGGCCTGGAATTATACCGACTCATTGCCCGTGATTTTTATGCCTCTGCCGATACCAGCAACATTCGCTCACCGAACGTACAACGTCTTTATTACAGCACGCCCGAACAGGACGAAATTACACTTGAATTCGACACCGGTCAGGAAGTGCATTGGCCTGCCGATACAATCATTACAAATCCAGCTACGGGACGGAAATACACGCAAAGTTTATCCAGTTTCGTCTTCACGGACTACCCAACGGGCGAGAACGTTACAATCAAGTCTGTAACCGAACAGGAAAATCGCCTTGTCCTGAAACTGACAAAACCGAGTACGGCTAAGCACTTTACTTATTTGCCGTCATCGTATAAGGATATTGAGGTAGGGTATTATGCTGGGCCTGTTATTCGTAATCGCCGGGGAATGAGGGCACTGACATTCTATCAAGTGCCAATAGCCGCACCGTTGGCGCCTGCAACCAGCTTGCAGGCTGTTCCGGTCGATACAAGCGCTATTAAACTTACCTGGGCCGCCAAGTCAGATAGTGTTAAACAGTGGGCCATCGAGCGGGCAGATAGCGCCGGTACATTTAATTCGCTGGCCCTACTGCCGGGTAATTCGACCACCTACCTTGACCTTCGCAATGCTAATGGCCCTGATTCTCTTATAATTGGAAAGCTATATAAATACCGTGTGCAGGCTATCGGGCGACTGGCTGAGTCGGGTTATTCACCAGTTGCAAGTGTATCTTTCCAATTGCCCGTGATTCCGAAGGTAGGGCCTGAACTGGAATTGGATTATACCGGTTCGTTAGCTAATTCGAGTGTGCTGGTTTATCCAAATCCTGCAAGTAATCAGGTTCGTGTCAGATTGCCACTGGACTGGTCGGGTGGTGCTGTGTTGCTCACCTTGACCAACGAAGCAGGAAACATTGCCCTGCAGCGAAACAATCAGGTATCGGCAGGAACGCCCTTTCTGTCTTTTTCTGTAGCATCATTACCCGTCGGAACCTATGTGCTAACCATGCAGTATACAACGGGTGGTGTGCGGTGTCGGCTGGTGGTTACTCATTAA
- a CDS encoding ABC transporter permease: protein MNVPVFLARKVRHAPEGSFSATVTRVGVASIALGLAILIVAFAVLFGYKRTIEQKIFLFGAHLQVSKFTNNASYEETALPLNTSLYRDSTRIPGVRHIQAVALKAGILKTPEELTGVILKGVGRDYDWNLFRGSLVAGEVPTVGADTGSGSTQLLISKLMATQLKVGVGDAIPLYFLGNQPRARKMTVVGIYETGLEEVDKTIALGDIRLVQKLNRWGPDSVGTYEIYVNNFDQLKSAADNVFEAMTPYMRLTRVTDQYRPLFDWMLLLDRNMVILLTLITFVASFNMVSVLLVLMMERTPMIGLLKALGGANSLIRRMFVFVGLNMVGWGLLIGNTVGLGICFVQERYKLIPLDPKNYFISYVPIAWDWQTILALNAATVVMIGLVLWLSTVIINRIQPIKALAFKK from the coding sequence TTGAACGTTCCTGTTTTTTTAGCTCGCAAAGTTCGTCATGCACCGGAGGGCAGTTTTTCTGCCACCGTCACACGCGTAGGTGTTGCCAGTATAGCGCTTGGACTAGCGATTCTCATTGTGGCATTTGCCGTTTTATTCGGCTACAAGAGGACCATTGAGCAGAAGATCTTTTTGTTCGGAGCGCACTTGCAGGTCAGCAAGTTCACAAACAATGCGTCGTACGAAGAAACGGCTCTTCCGCTTAACACATCTCTTTACCGCGACAGTACCCGGATTCCGGGTGTGCGCCATATTCAGGCCGTTGCGCTGAAAGCAGGTATTTTAAAAACGCCGGAGGAATTGACCGGGGTAATCCTGAAAGGTGTAGGTCGTGACTATGACTGGAATCTGTTCAGGGGATCGCTGGTTGCCGGTGAGGTGCCTACTGTTGGTGCCGATACAGGATCTGGCTCAACACAATTGCTGATCAGTAAGTTGATGGCGACTCAGTTGAAAGTAGGCGTTGGCGATGCGATACCGCTCTATTTTCTGGGAAATCAGCCACGCGCCCGCAAAATGACGGTGGTTGGCATTTACGAAACCGGCCTCGAAGAGGTTGACAAAACAATTGCTCTCGGCGACATTCGACTTGTCCAGAAATTAAATCGCTGGGGGCCCGATTCGGTAGGTACTTACGAAATATATGTCAATAATTTCGATCAGCTGAAATCCGCTGCCGATAATGTATTTGAGGCTATGACGCCCTACATGCGCCTGACCCGCGTAACGGACCAGTACCGACCCCTCTTCGACTGGATGCTCCTGCTCGACCGGAACATGGTCATTTTGCTGACCCTGATTACATTTGTCGCTTCCTTCAACATGGTGTCCGTACTGCTGGTACTCATGATGGAACGAACGCCCATGATTGGTTTGCTCAAAGCCCTTGGCGGTGCGAATTCGCTCATCCGACGCATGTTCGTCTTTGTCGGGCTGAATATGGTTGGCTGGGGGTTGCTTATTGGTAATACGGTGGGATTGGGCATATGCTTTGTCCAGGAACGCTATAAATTGATTCCGCTGGACCCCAAAAATTATTTCATCAGCTACGTTCCTATTGCCTGGGACTGGCAGACGATTCTAGCTCTAAATGCGGCAACAGTCGTGATGATTGGGCTGGTACTCTGGCTATCTACGGTTATCATCAACCGGATTCAACCCATCAAGGCGCTGGCGTTCAAGAAATGA
- a CDS encoding T9SS type B sorting domain-containing protein, producing MSKTVTFVILLLLVIKTSVVCRAQCSQGAIICETFGSGPRGLLPQGITNFTYRARACPDDGEYTLLDTVSGDCHGQAWHPILEDHTPNDVRGNMFVVNASYQPSEFYSQKVAGLCPGVIYEFSLWALNLNRILTAGACDEYILRNPIIAMRIEQPDGTLIKEIIQPAITRTATPIWVSLSMQFSIPTSSNDIVVKLVNKGLGGCGNDLVIDDIGFRPVHPGLSIQFSNSPDAETTVCADTRLSLTVGTATGYISPAYLWQQSQDNVTWTAIPNATLSTYAINPVRPGRTYYRLRNTQSINASAVGRAQCSAESNVLVVNGLPDSPFSLGPDQVLCEGTTQAIPAPTSLPAGTTFVWSDQSKSQNLTVSLAGTYWLETNFNGCTYRDSVIVESQNCRLDDIYVPDAFTPNNDTHNDQLVVFHAGAFLTYSFRVFDRWGNLIFVSRQIDVSWDGTFLNRPCSDGIYAWTADYSVLNPLNQTHHFVRSGRVMLVR from the coding sequence ATGAGTAAGACGGTGACGTTCGTTATCCTGCTGTTGCTGGTGATAAAGACAAGCGTCGTGTGCCGGGCACAGTGCAGCCAGGGCGCTATCATTTGCGAAACGTTTGGTAGTGGGCCGCGTGGTCTGCTGCCGCAGGGGATAACTAATTTCACTTACCGGGCCAGAGCCTGCCCCGATGATGGCGAATACACGCTACTGGATACAGTATCCGGCGACTGTCATGGTCAGGCCTGGCATCCTATTCTGGAAGATCACACGCCCAACGATGTGCGGGGCAACATGTTCGTTGTTAACGCGTCATATCAACCCAGTGAGTTTTATAGCCAGAAGGTAGCTGGCTTATGCCCTGGCGTCATATACGAGTTTTCGTTGTGGGCACTGAATCTGAACCGTATTCTGACTGCCGGTGCCTGTGATGAATACATCCTGCGCAACCCAATTATTGCCATGCGGATTGAACAGCCCGATGGTACATTAATTAAAGAGATAATTCAGCCTGCCATTACCCGAACCGCAACACCCATCTGGGTTTCGTTGTCCATGCAATTCTCGATACCCACGAGTAGCAACGACATTGTGGTAAAATTGGTCAACAAAGGGCTTGGCGGATGCGGCAACGATTTGGTTATCGACGATATAGGCTTTCGGCCCGTTCATCCCGGTTTATCCATTCAGTTCTCGAACTCGCCGGATGCTGAAACAACGGTTTGCGCCGATACCCGTCTATCCCTGACGGTAGGGACCGCTACCGGGTATATCAGTCCTGCTTACCTGTGGCAGCAAAGTCAGGATAACGTAACCTGGACGGCCATACCCAATGCAACTCTTTCTACTTACGCCATTAACCCCGTTCGACCGGGCAGAACGTATTATCGGCTTCGAAACACCCAGTCCATCAATGCTTCGGCCGTAGGTCGGGCGCAGTGTTCTGCCGAATCAAATGTGCTGGTGGTTAACGGGCTTCCCGATTCGCCATTTAGCCTCGGTCCGGATCAGGTGCTTTGTGAGGGTACAACACAAGCGATACCGGCACCGACATCTTTGCCAGCCGGAACTACATTCGTCTGGTCTGACCAAAGTAAAAGTCAGAATCTAACGGTCTCGTTGGCGGGTACTTACTGGCTGGAAACAAATTTCAACGGCTGTACATACCGGGATAGTGTCATTGTCGAATCCCAAAACTGTCGACTCGATGATATTTATGTCCCCGATGCATTCACGCCCAACAACGATACCCACAACGACCAGTTGGTTGTTTTCCATGCAGGTGCGTTTTTAACCTATTCCTTCCGGGTATTTGACCGGTGGGGAAACCTTATTTTTGTAAGTCGTCAAATAGATGTAAGCTGGGATGGCACCTTTCTGAACCGACCATGCTCCGACGGTATTTATGCCTGGACGGCTGATTACAGTGTGCTGAATCCGTTGAACCAGACGCATCATTTTGTCCGAAGCGGACGGGTGATGCTGGTGCGGTGA
- a CDS encoding glycosyltransferase family 2 protein — protein sequence MNIRKAPSWLDQFNFPYESFEQIPQPVFDAINQDLDNLQHPEPLVSIVIPGWNEEVNILRSIASLAKSKTTYPVEILIVNNNSTDQMQKTLDKLHVRSVFQPIQGWGPARQMGLEGAKGKYLLTADADGVYPKDWINEMMAVLQQPGVICVYGRYSFIPSKGFPRWKLTLHEALKDTISEIRHLKRPHLNAYGISVGYIREYGLKIGYVMHKVRGEDGRMCFDLMKYGTVKQVKSTKARVWTGTRTLEKDGSFSRTLFLKIGIELKRLTSMFVPQPPHDTKTSVNE from the coding sequence ATGAATATTCGTAAAGCGCCTAGTTGGCTCGATCAATTTAACTTCCCCTACGAATCGTTTGAGCAGATTCCTCAGCCTGTTTTTGATGCCATCAATCAGGATCTTGACAACCTTCAACATCCCGAACCCCTTGTTAGTATTGTCATTCCGGGCTGGAACGAAGAGGTGAACATCCTCCGAAGTATTGCATCGCTGGCTAAATCGAAAACGACTTACCCGGTCGAAATTCTGATTGTCAATAACAACTCGACGGATCAGATGCAAAAAACGCTGGATAAACTTCATGTTCGTAGTGTATTTCAGCCCATCCAGGGGTGGGGCCCCGCCCGGCAAATGGGGCTGGAAGGAGCTAAAGGAAAATATCTGCTGACGGCCGATGCCGATGGAGTATATCCAAAGGACTGGATCAATGAAATGATGGCTGTGCTACAGCAGCCGGGCGTTATTTGTGTCTACGGCCGCTACTCCTTCATTCCTTCGAAGGGTTTTCCCCGCTGGAAATTAACGCTGCATGAAGCGTTGAAAGACACGATCTCCGAAATCCGCCATCTCAAACGTCCACACCTCAATGCATATGGTATTAGTGTTGGATACATTCGGGAATATGGCCTGAAAATAGGGTATGTGATGCATAAAGTGCGGGGTGAGGATGGTCGGATGTGCTTCGACCTGATGAAATACGGAACGGTAAAGCAAGTAAAATCGACTAAAGCCCGTGTCTGGACCGGCACCAGAACGCTGGAAAAAGATGGTAGTTTTTCACGAACGCTCTTCCTGAAAATAGGTATCGAACTCAAGCGATTGACCAGCATGTTTGTGCCGCAGCCTCCTCATGATACAAAAACGTCAGTGAATGAGTAA
- a CDS encoding acyltransferase family protein encodes MRFRAVDTFRGMAAILVILFHLQHLDLLSGSAFIAKSDIFVDFFFVLSGFVMTHSNFTKITNLASIKPFVVKRFKRLYPLHLVTLLLVLLFELFRYGVNRFVVPLSNPVFAEDKNLPSFIANLTLTQSLNLFHGVTWNGPSWSISVEFYTYIVWAFCLVLFRKNVALLCSISFALLAWFIVQHNGSIIYNYDYGFVRCLYSFLIGMLAYRLGHQLPDTLNRNAYSLVEVLLLGFTILAVSSFTHAESWLMPLLFALVIVVFSREKGAVSNLLAADRFAFLGKLSYSYYLNHTVVLAVMDLLFFKLVKLPHSPAGEFFFVLSCLVCIHLLSVFTYRHVELILQSVPPSRTSKPVAEMAPM; translated from the coding sequence ATGAGATTCAGAGCGGTTGATACATTTAGGGGCATGGCTGCCATACTGGTTATTCTGTTTCACCTACAACATCTTGACCTGCTGTCGGGCAGTGCTTTTATTGCGAAGAGCGACATCTTTGTCGACTTCTTTTTTGTGCTGTCGGGCTTTGTCATGACCCACAGCAATTTCACTAAAATCACAAATCTGGCCAGCATCAAACCCTTTGTCGTCAAGCGATTCAAACGACTGTATCCACTCCATTTGGTTACGCTCCTGCTGGTGTTGCTTTTCGAACTGTTTCGGTATGGAGTAAATCGGTTTGTCGTTCCGTTAAGCAATCCTGTGTTTGCCGAGGATAAGAATCTGCCATCATTTATTGCCAATCTAACACTAACACAATCGCTTAACCTGTTTCATGGGGTTACCTGGAATGGCCCTAGCTGGAGCATTAGCGTTGAGTTCTATACCTACATTGTCTGGGCCTTTTGTTTGGTGCTGTTTCGCAAAAACGTCGCCCTCCTGTGCAGCATCAGTTTTGCCTTGCTGGCCTGGTTTATCGTGCAACACAACGGCAGCATTATTTATAATTATGATTATGGATTCGTTCGCTGCCTGTATAGTTTCCTGATCGGGATGCTGGCTTATCGACTTGGTCATCAGTTGCCGGATACTCTCAATCGCAATGCCTATTCACTTGTCGAAGTATTGCTGCTTGGCTTTACTATACTGGCTGTGAGCTCGTTTACCCACGCCGAAAGCTGGTTGATGCCACTGCTGTTTGCGTTGGTTATCGTTGTGTTTTCCCGCGAAAAGGGGGCTGTTTCCAACCTGTTGGCCGCTGATCGTTTCGCTTTTCTGGGCAAATTATCCTATTCCTACTACTTGAATCACACGGTTGTGCTGGCGGTGATGGATCTGCTTTTTTTTAAACTGGTCAAGCTCCCTCATTCACCTGCGGGTGAGTTCTTTTTTGTGCTGAGCTGCCTTGTCTGCATCCATCTGCTGTCTGTCTTCACCTATCGTCATGTTGAATTAATTCTTCAATCTGTTCCACCCAGTCGAACCAGCAAACCGGTTGCCGAAATGGCGCCTATGTAG